A region of Butyricicoccus intestinisimiae DNA encodes the following proteins:
- a CDS encoding sulfate/molybdate ABC transporter ATP-binding protein has product MSLRAEIHKKLGAFSLDISLETQGGVLGLLGASGSGKSMTLKCIAGIEKPDSGYIALDGTVLFDSKRGINLAPQQRKVGYLFQSYALFPHMTVRQNILCGLKWEKRREIREQKYRDILKLLQLEELQKHRPHQLSGGQAQRTALARMLVNEPHLLLLDEPFSALDSHLREKLQMELRELLKRYGRDVLLVTHSRDEAYHMCGQVAVLHQGTVLTQQETRDVFADPQSVQAAVLTGCKNIVSAQKSGEYAVWVPEWGVQFETAAPVRDGLRAIGIRAHAFDPAVSSNRFSVSWVGEMEEPFEWITQFRFANQQQTAAPVWRRFSKRIAMEKYPTQLGVSPQDILLLYHR; this is encoded by the coding sequence TCATAAAAAATTGGGAGCATTTTCACTGGACATCTCATTAGAGACACAGGGCGGCGTGCTCGGCCTGCTCGGCGCATCCGGCAGCGGCAAAAGCATGACACTCAAATGCATAGCCGGCATTGAAAAGCCGGACAGCGGATATATTGCGCTGGACGGAACCGTGCTATTTGACAGCAAGCGCGGTATCAATCTTGCACCGCAGCAGAGAAAAGTCGGATATTTGTTTCAGAGCTATGCGCTGTTTCCGCATATGACCGTGCGGCAGAACATCCTGTGCGGATTAAAATGGGAAAAGCGGCGCGAAATCCGCGAGCAAAAATATCGGGACATACTCAAGCTTTTGCAGCTGGAAGAGCTGCAAAAGCATCGGCCGCATCAACTGTCCGGCGGACAGGCACAGCGAACGGCACTTGCCCGCATGCTGGTCAACGAACCGCATTTGCTGCTGCTGGATGAACCGTTTTCCGCGCTGGACAGTCATTTGCGCGAGAAACTACAGATGGAGCTGCGCGAGCTGCTCAAGCGCTACGGGCGGGACGTCCTGCTTGTGACGCACAGCCGAGATGAGGCCTATCATATGTGCGGACAAGTGGCGGTTTTGCATCAGGGAACAGTGCTGACACAGCAGGAGACGCGGGATGTATTTGCGGACCCGCAGTCGGTGCAGGCTGCTGTTTTAACCGGCTGCAAAAACATTGTCTCTGCACAGAAAAGCGGGGAGTATGCCGTATGGGTGCCGGAATGGGGTGTTCAGTTTGAGACGGCGGCACCGGTGCGTGATGGCCTGCGGGCAATCGGTATCCGCGCACATGCGTTTGATCCTGCCGTTTCAAGCAACCGATTTTCGGTTTCGTGGGTCGGAGAGATGGAAGAACCGTTTGAATGGATTACACAATTTCGGTTTGCCAACCAGCAACAGACGGCGGCGCCGGTTTGGCGGCGGTTTTCCAAACGCATTGCGATGGAAAAATATCCTACGCAATTAGGAGTGAGTCCGCAGGACATTTTGCTGCTGTACCATAGATAA